TTGCGAAATTACACTAGGTTGTTAAAGTAACTTCCGTAAACATCAAAACCATCAAAACAAACATTACTTCTACTGTTTAAATTGTTCAATACTGAACTGGTTTGACAATGATCATTCAAGTACTACAACTTATTTTGACAGTGAAACCCAGCATGAGAGACTCACAGTTCAAACATAGAGACTTGATCAGGCCTTAATAGCGTCGGCTCTAGGTTTCCATAGCCCTAACCTGTATTTCTGGCCATACTTCAGTATCAGTTTCCTCTGCAAAAACAGAAATTCAGCACTGTGAAATCCATAGGCAATATAAGATAGGATAGTGAAAAACTGAGTCAACAGAACATATACAAGTATAAGGTGACATTGTTTCCTAAACCCAATCAACTTTCAGATAATAACAAAGCAGAAGTTATCCCCACAGGATCAGGAAATAAGGATATCTCGATCAGTTTCTTTCACTCATCCCttcaaaaatggaaaatttcaAGAGTCCAAACAATGATGTAAAGGAACGTATCCAATATAATAGGACTATCTAATCCCCTACATAGTTTCAGATAGTTGAAACCAAATGGGCAATGAATGAATATTGAAGCAAAAGTGAGACTTGGGGTGGGTATACTTACATGTTTGCAAGGGATGCCAAGCTTCTTGAGTCGGAGGGTACGAGTCACAAGCAGTTTATGAAGGTCACCGATCTCAGTTTCAATTTTGGCAATGTGAGTCTCAGCTCCTTTACCAATCCCGCCTAGGAACTCTGGAATCCCAACCTTCACTACAATAcccaccatatatatatacaagaatcAAACATAGAACCACATCTTCAGAACCAAAATTCCTAATCACATTGATCTTAACTGATTAATGGATTGCTACAATCACTGAATCATTCCAGGATAAGAAAATGGATCTGAAACCCAATCGAAACATGCCAAGCAATCAAAAGCCTAAGCTTACTCATAAACCTCCATATCACTCGAAAATTCGTAGAGACTAAAGACGACACGCAAATTTCTCAGCCACTAGATTACATAGTAAAAAGCAAAATCCACCAAAAATTCAATCCGAACGCAGGAATAGAAAGCACGCACCGAAGTAAGTAGGTTTGGAGTAGAATCTGGGGAGGCCTAGAGTCGAAGACGAGGGAGTTTTCCCTAAAGCTGCTCTCGCGCTCTGAATCAATCGTGCCCACGCCATCGTCGGTGCTCTTCTTTCACGTCGTCTGAGCGAACCCTCGGATTTGGCCGTTTGGGATTTTCTACTCGTGAAGGAGGAGGCTTAGGCCTGGgaatccgaaccgaaccgaattgtccgaaccgaaccgaaccgagattcggacaattcggttcggttatatttgttttttgattccGATCGGAatggttttcaaaaaatttcggTTTTGtcttcggttcggttcggagaGACAAAACCGACGGAAACCCGAAATTTAACCCTAGGTATATAAGCTAATACACCGGTTTATATCATTAGTTCTAACCCTAAACCTAATCTATCTAAACTCTTCCTCTTAGCGGCGACAGAGAAAGAGATTCTCGAGTTTCTGATCTGATCCTGTGTTGTCCTGATCAACCTTGTGTTTAATCTTCAGTGTAAGTTCTTTTGTCTTAATCCTTTTGTTGTAAAGCATCGTGTAATCCTTTTGTCTTAAtccttttgttttattgttgtccGTCTTTGATTCGTTGTATAGCTCTAGgatttgttgttctttgtttcattctttgctTTTGATGTCCGATagttgggtttggtttcattctttgcttatgttgggtttggtttcattcgttgggtttggtttcattCTTTGCTTATGTTGTCCGATTAGAACTAAGTATCCTTTGGTTTCATTGTTTGCCTTTGATGTCTGATAGTTATAATTAGAACTAAGTATGTGTTGTTACTTATTAGAACTAAGTAtgtcttgttctttgtttcattctttgctTTTGATGTCCGATAGTTGTAGTTAGAACTAAGTatgtgttgttacttgttagaacTAA
The Camelina sativa cultivar DH55 chromosome 15, Cs, whole genome shotgun sequence DNA segment above includes these coding regions:
- the LOC104744733 gene encoding uncharacterized protein LOC104744733; amino-acid sequence: MAWARLIQSARAALGKTPSSSTLGLPRFYSKPTYFVKVGIPEFLGGIGKGAETHIAKIETEIGDLHKLLVTRTLRLKKLGIPCKHRKLILKYGQKYRLGLWKPRADAIKA